A window of the Loxodonta africana isolate mLoxAfr1 chromosome 3, mLoxAfr1.hap2, whole genome shotgun sequence genome harbors these coding sequences:
- the ZNF691 gene encoding zinc finger protein 691 codes for MGSEKEQNPEQHLPEEGELGKPWRVDDSDGEKEYKQESQYERPQGTHPKKPWGKVTPSGESGGPIAHPRPEVDEKPFVCVQCGKTFNNTSNLRTHQRIHTGEKPYKCSECGKSFSRSSNRIRHERIHLEEKHYKCPKCQESFRRRSDLTTHQQDHLGKRPYRCDICGKSFSQSATLAVHHRTHLEPAPYICCECGKSFSNSSSFGVHHRTHTGERPYECTECGRTFSDISNFGAHQRTHRGEKPYRCTLCGKHFSRSSNLIRHQKTHMGEQTGKDSS; via the coding sequence ATGGGCAGTGAGAAGGAGCAGAATCCAGAACAGCACCTGCCTGAGGAAGGGGAACTGGGTAAGCCTTGGAGAGTGGATGACTCAGATGGGGAGAAAGAGTACAAGCAGGAGAGCCAGTATGAGAGGCCACAAGGAACCCACCCAAAAAAGCCATGGGGGAAAGTCACTCCATCTGGAGAGTCAGGGGGCCCCATTGCTCATCCAAGGCCTGAGGTGGACGAGAAGCCCTTTGTATGTGTCCAGTGTGGCAAAACATTCAATAATACGTCCAATCTGAGAACACACCAGAGAATCCACACTGGAGAGAAGCCTTACAAGTGTTCTGAATGTGGCAAGAGCTTCTCCAGAAGTTCCAACCGTATCAGGCACGAGCGGATCCACCTGGAAGAGAAGCACTACAAATGTCCCAAATGTCAGGAGAGCTTCCGGCGGCGCTCCGACCTCACCACTCATCAGCAAGATCACCTGGGCAAGCGGCCATACCGCTGTGACATCTGTGGCAAGAGCTTCAGCCAGAGCGCCACACTAGCTGTGCATCACCGGACCCACCTCGAGCCAGCGCCTTACATCTGCTGTGAGTGTGGCAAGAGCTTCAGCAACAGTTCCAGCTTTGGCGTACACCACCGCACCCACACGGGTGAGAGGCCTTATGAGTGCACTGAGTGTGGGCGGACCTTCAGTGATATCTCTAACTTTGGGGCACATCAGAGGACTCACAGAGGGGAGAAGCCCTACAGGTGCACTCTGTGTGGGAAACACTTTTCCCGGAGCTCAAATCTCATCCGACACCAGAAAACTCACATGGGAGAGCAGACTGGGAAAGATTCCAGCTGA